Proteins found in one Onychomys torridus chromosome 21, mOncTor1.1, whole genome shotgun sequence genomic segment:
- the Gdf7 gene encoding growth/differentiation factor 7 produces MDLSAAAALCLWLLSACRPRDGLEAAAVLRAAGAGPAWSPGGGGGGRTLVPAPGPSALRTAAVPGPRAVRRAAGSGFRNGSVVPHHFMMSLYRSLAGRAPATAASGHGRADTITGFIDQATQEESVAQPGQSFLFDVSGLPEADELVSAELRVLRKRSPEPDRDSATLPPLLLLSTCPDATRTPHLLHSRAAEPLEVARWEAFDVTDAVQSHRREPRASGKFCLVLRAVAGSGSSPLSLRRLGFFGWPGGGDGPAAEEERALLVISSRTQRKESLFREIRAQARALRAAAEPPPDPGPGAGSRKAIPGGRRRRRTALAGTRGAQGSGGGGGKGHGRRGRSRCSRKPLHVDFKELGWDDWIIAPLDYEAYHCEGVCDFPLRSHLEPTNHAIIQTLLNSMAPDAAPASCCVPARLSPISILYIDAANNVVYKQYEDMVVEACGCR; encoded by the exons ATGGACCTGAGCGCCGCCGCCGCGCTGTGTCTCTGGCTGCTGAGCGCCTGCCGTCCCCGCGACGGGCTGGAGGCTGCCGCGGTGCTCCGTGCGGCGGGGGCAGGACCAGCCTGGAGCcccgggggcggcggcggcgggcggacCCTCGTCCCGGCTCCGGGCCCTTCAGCTCTCCGGACCGCCGCAGTTCCCGGGCCCCGCGCTGTGCGCCGCGCTGCGGGCTCTGGCTTCAGGAACGGCTCGGTGGTGCCGCACCACTTCATGATGTCGCTGTACCGGAGCCTGGCAGGGAGGGCTCCGGCCACCGCAGCCTCGGGGCACGGCCGCGCGGACACGATCACCGGCTTCATAGACCAAGCGACTCAAG AGGAATCCGTGGCCCAGCCTGGCCAGAGCTTTCTATTCGACGTGTCCGGCCTCCCTGAAGCCGACGAGCTGGTGAGTGCCGAGTTGCGTGTGCTGCGGAAGAGATCTCCGGAGCCAGACCGGGACAGTGCGACCCTCCCgcccctgctgctgctgtctacTTGCCCCGACGCGACCCGCACACCTCACCTACTGCACTCGCGGGCTGCCGAGCCCCTAGAAGTGGCGCGCTGGGAAGCATTCGACGTGACGGACGCGGTGCAGAGCCACCGTCGCGAGCCGCGCGCCTCCGGCAAGTTCTGCCTGGTGCTGCGCGCGGTGGCCGGCTCCGGGAGCAGCCCGCTGTCCCTGCGACGACTGGGCTTCTTCGGCTGGCCAGGCGGCGGCGATGGCCCCGCTGCCGAGGAGGAGCGCGCGCTGCTGGTGATCTCCTCCCGCACGCAGAGGAAAGAGAGTCTGTTCCGGGAGATCCGCGCCCAGGCCCGCGCGCTGCGGGCCGCCGCAGAGCCACCACCCGATCCGGGACCAGGCGCTGGGTCTCGGAAAGCAATCCCGGGCGGGCGCAGGCGAAGGCGGACGGCTCTGGCAGGGACTCGGGGAGCGCAGGGCAGCGGTGGAGGTGGCGGCAAGGGCCACGGGCGCAGAGGCCGGAGTCGCTGCAGCCGCAAGCCTCTGCACGTGGACTTTAAGGAGCTGGGCTGGGACGACTGGATCATCGCGCCATTAGACTACGAGGCGTATCACTGCGAGGGCGTCTGCGACTTTCCGCTGCGCTCCCACCTGGAGCCCACCAACCATGCCATCATTCAGACGCTGCTCAACTCCATGGCACCCGACGCGGCGCCAGCCTCCTGCTGCGTGCCGGCACGCCTCAGCCCCATCAGCATCTTATACATCGATGCCGCCAACAACGTGGTCTACAAGCAGTACGAGGACATGGTGGTGGAGGCCTGCGGCTGCAGGTAG